ATATTGCTACTAATAAAATGTTAATTAGACGCGAGTTGCGTGATCCGAAGCTTCGATTTCAATCTTATATTATGGGGCAACGTTCTCAAAAAGAAGTTACATTAATTTATATTGAAGATATTATCAATCCTTATATTGTAAAAGAGTTGAATCGGCGTTTACAGTCCATTAAAACAGATATGATTTTAGATTCTGGAAAAATCGAACAATTACTAGAAGAGAACACCTTGTCTCCTTTTCCGCAATTTTTAAATACAGAGAGACCAGATCGGGCGATTGCTGCTTTAGCAAAAGGAAAAGCAATTATTTTAGTAGATGGTTCACCGTTTGCAATTCTTGCACCTATGGTTATTGTGGATATTTTTCAATCACCTGAAGATTATTATGAACGCTGGATTATGGCAACTTTATTAAGAGGATTGCGAATGCTAGCTGGACTTATGGCTGTATTATTTCCAGCAGTATATATTGCGCTTGTTTCTTATCATCAAGGTCTCATTCCATCTAATTTGGCGTATTCAATTGCTGGAGCAAGGGAAGGTGTCCCGTTTCCCGCTTATATTGAAACGATTATTATGACATTAACAATGGAATTAATTAGAGAAGCTGGGCTTCGGTTGCCTAAACAAATTGGACAAACTGTTGGAATTGTAGGAGGACTTGTTATTGGAGAAGCGGCAGTAAACGCTGGAATTGTAAATCCCTTTATGGTTATTGTAACCGCGATTACGGCGATTGCTACTTTTTCATTGCCTGTTTACAGTATCACAATTACATTTCGCTTTTTGTTATTTGCGTTTATTTTAGCTGCGACTATATTTGGACTATACGGGATTATTTTAGCGTTAATTGCATTAGCAATTCATATTACGAATTTAAAAAGTGTTGGAATTCCGTATTCTACACCATTAGCACCTACTTTTTATAAAGATTGGAAAGCAGAAGTAGCAAGATTACCAAAAGCGATGTTACAGACGAGACCAGACTATTTGCAAACAAAAGATCAAATACGCTCAAAGGAGAGAAAATAAATTGAAACCGTTCGAGTACGGAGATGAGGAGATCGGATCTCGAGAACTAACATTTGCTGTATCTTCGGTCATTATAGGGACAGGGGCACTTTCGATGCCCCGCGTAATTGCAGAGCAGACACTGTTTTCAGATGGTTGGATTATATTACTTATTGGCGGAGTGATTTGTGCATTTTTTGCCTGGTGTATTGCGAAAATAGCAAATATATTTACGGAACAAACGTTTTTTCAATATACTAGCATATACTTATCAAAGCCGATAGCTTACCTTGTTACAAGTGTTATGGTGCTAACATTTGCTAGTATTACTGCATATCAAGCAAGAGCCATTTCCGTTATTTCACAAACGTATTTATTTAGTAAAACACCGATTGAACTTTTATCATTTTTTTACTTACTTGTTGTTGTTTATGGAGTAAGTGGTTCTAGAGTAGCGTTACTTCGTTTAAATATGCTATTTTTACCAATCGTTGTATGCGCTATATTTTCTCTGTCGTTATTAAATATTAATTTAATGGAGCCGGATAATGTATTGCCGCTTTTTCAAACAAAATGGAACCAATATATTGTTGGTATGAAGGAATCGATCTTTACATTCATTGGATTTGAAATTGTCTTATTTTATTCTTCAATTGTGAAACAAAAAGATAAAGCGCCTCTTGCTGCTGCAAAAGGAGTGATGATTACCAATTTATTATATATTCTTATTTATCTTACTTGTATTATGGTGTTTTCCTATTCTACCACGAAAAGTCTTGCGTATCCTGTCATTGAGTTAGGAAAGGAGATTGAAATTGGTGGGGGATTTTTAGAACGATTCGATGCCATTTTTTTTACGACGTGGATTATTACCATTTTTAATACAACAGCCATGTATTATGATATCGCAGTAATAGGGTTTTGTTCGATGTTTCCTGCTATTAAAAAGAAAACATTTATTTTTATAAGTGCGCCGATTATATATCTTTTGAATATGCTTCCTGAAAATGTGACGAAGTTAACGCAATATAGTACATATTTAGCTTGGATTGATATGGCATGTATTATCATTGTTCCTATACTTGTTTTTAGCATTTATAAAATAAAGGGGGGCGGAAAGAGTGAGCCGTCTTCATAAATACATGTGTTGCGTTATGTTAGTGATCTGTATGAGTGGGTGCTCAGAGCGAAAAGAAATTGAAGAGAGAGGATTTGTTGTAGGGGCAGCATTTGATGTTGTGAAAGAAGAAAGTGAAGAGAAGAAACCACCTCGTATGAAAGGAACGTATCAATTAGTTTTACCAAGTGCGTTAGCACAACAGGGGAAACAAGGTGCAGATGGGGCTCAGTATATGAATATCAATGTAACTGCGGATAGTCTTTTTACACAAATTCGTGAAGCATCCAAGAAAATAAGTCGTTCTTTGTTTTTTCCTCATATTAAAGTTGTTATTTTTTCTAAAGATTTATTAAAGCGACAAAACTTTTTAGAACAAACATTAGATATCTTTTTTCGTGCCCATGAAATGAGGCGGAATATTAAAATTTTTGTTTCGAAAAATCAAGCTGGAAAAATTTTTGAACAAAATGCGAAACCAGAAAATTTTCCGGCAAAATATATTGATTTACTAGCGGATCATGCAGATGTGAATTCATTTATGTTAGAGGCAGTTCGTATCGGAGAGGTTCAAGAAATGTTAACTTCTAAAAGAAGCTTTGTACTTCCAGTTTTAGAGTTAACAAAGCAAGGGGTAAAGATGGAAGGAGCTGCTATTTTTAAGGGGGAGAATAATAAACTGGTCGGTCTTTTAAGTGGAAAAGATACACAAGGATTAAATTATATAATAGGAAAGAAAGTGGGTGGATTTTTAACCATTCGAAAAAAAGAAAAGGTATTTACGTATGAAATTCATAAAATAAGACGGAAAATCCGTGCTTCCTTTACAGATCCTCGTCATCCAAAGTTTATAATTGATATGTATCCTAAAGGTGTGCTTGGAGAAGTATATTTAGGAGAGGATGCAAAAGCATGGAGTGAGAAGCGAATAAATTCATACATTACAAAAGAGATGGAACGTATAGTGGGGAGAACAATAAAAAAAGTACAAAAAGAGTATAAAACGGATGTACTTGGATTAGGGGATTATTATAAACGGCATAATTATAAAAAGTGGAAAAAAGTAGAGAAGAATTGGGATTATGGGGAGAACTACTTTATGAAGACTGATATAGCAGTTCGTGTTCATCCGGTAGTAGAGCATTCTGGTTCATTAGTACCAAAAGGTGGTCAGTAATATGAAAATGCTTTCTACTTTAGCAATTATTAGTATGATTTTGATGGCTATTATTCCATACACAGTGTATTTTTTAAATAAGAAAATAAAAAAATACACTGTGCAACCATGGGAAGATGTAAATGAAGAGGAAAATAGGAAACCAGTAGATTAGATTTCCTTTTGTTTTTGGGATCGTAAAATTTAAAATCTAGCAACGGAAGTAAGGGATTATAATCATTTATATAGAAGTATAAGGCGTGAAAATGAACCATCAGTAGAGAAGAGAAGTCTCACTACTGATGGAAGGTTTTATACAAGCCCTAGCCAATGTACCAATTGCGTAGAGAGGAATGTAACAACAATGGCGATTACGGTAGGGATTGCAAACGATAAGAATGTCCATTTTGGACTTTTTGTTTCTTTATATATGTTAACCAATGTTGTTCCACATGGGAAGTGCAGAAGAGAAAACAACATTGTGTTTAACGCAGTTAACCAAGTCCAGCCGTGCTCTAAGAATAAGTTTTTAATTTGATTAAAATCTTCTATTTCTGTTAAGGCACCAGTTGATAAATAAGACATTAATAAAATTGGAATAACAATCTCATTAGCTGGTAAGCCGAGAATAAATGCAGCGAGAATAAATCCATCAAGCCCGAGCAATTTAGCGAATGGGTCTAAGAAATTAACGAAATACATAAGTAGGCTTGTGTCGCCGATATAAATATTTGCTAAAACCCAAGTTAAGATAGCGGCAGGTGCAGCTACAACTACGGCACGTTTTAAAACATAAATTGATTTATCAAGTGTTGCACGTACAATTGTATTCCAAATTTTTGGTTTACGATACGGTGGTAATTCCAATGTATAATGAGTTGGAACACCTTTTAATGCAGTTTTTGATAGAGCCCAAGAAACTGTTAAAGTAACGATAATTCCGATGACTACCATGCCGACTACAACGCCTGCTGTAACAAGTGTTTGCATGCTACTTGTATAACCGGCAGCCATAAATAATGATGCCATTAAAATTAAAGTAGGCCATCGTCCATTACATGGAACGAAGTTGTTTGTTAAAATTGCTAACATACGCTCACGTGGTGATTCGATAATGCGTGTTGACATAATAGCGGCAGCATTACAACCGAAGCCCATTGCCATCGTTAAAGATTGCTTTCCGTGTGCACCAGTACGTTTAAATAAACGATCCATGTTAAATGCTACACGAGGTAAGTACCCATAGTTTTCTAATAAAGCAAACATTGGGAAGAAGATAGCCATAGGTGGTAACATAACGCTAATAACAGCCCCTGTACCCCGGAATAAGCCAAGTATTAAAATACCATGTAACCATTCAGGTGCATGCATTGCTTGGAACAAAGCAGTTAAATGTCCCTCTGCCCAACCGAAAAATTCAGCAATCATATCTGACGGTACATTCGCTCCTGCAATGGTAAGGTAAAAAATAATAGATAAAATACCAAGCATAATTGGAAATCCCCAGATTGGAGAAGTGAAAATCTTATCTAGTTTTTCTGAACGATACAATCTATCGGTATTTGTGTATTGTACTGCATCTTTACAAATACTTTTTGATGTACGATAAATATCACTAACAATGTCATCGCGTATATCTTCTTTAGTAAGCGTTTGTGCATGCTGAATAATATAATCTAATGGAAGAGCCTTACTGGCTGAGTGAGATTCCATTGATTACGACCTCCCTTACAAGCGGTTCTTTATGATGTTTTTGAAGTGTAGTTAAGAAATTTTTATCCCCATCTAGTATTCGCAGTGCAACCCAACGAGCTGGGTATGTATCACCGAATACTTTGTAAATTTGCGGCTCTAATTCTTGAATCATCTTTTCAATATGCTCATTATAAGTAATTTGAACTGGTGTAGGGATTGTTTTTTTACTAGCCACTTTAGAAATTACATTTAGTAAATGTCCAATTCCAGTACGGTTGCGAGCTGAGATTTTGACTACAGGAACGCCAAGTGACTTTGCTAATTTCTGTTCATCAATGACGATTCCTTTTTTTTCTGCTTCATCTATTAAGTTAATGCAGACGATTACATCGTTTGTCATTTCCATCACTTGTAATGCTAAATTTAAATTTCTTTCCATTGCAGTTGCATCTACAACAACTACAGTTACCTCTGGTTTTTCAAAAATAATATAATCTCGTGCTACTTCCTCATCTGCAGAGTTTGAATAAAGTGAATATGTTCCAGGTAAATCGATTACCGTATATACCTTTCCGTTATGCTCATATTCTCCTTCTGCCTTTAATACAGTTTTTCCCGTCCAGTTTCCGGTATGTTGTTTTAATCCTGTTAATGTGTTGAATAATGTACTTTTCCCAGTATTCGGGTTTCCTGCTAACGCAATGCGATGGTTGTTCATTTTGAATCATCTCCTATTAATATTCCAAAAATAAGGGAGCTTTCTTCGCTACGCAATGCAATTGTTGTGTTGCTCACTTGATATGCAACGGGATCTCCGAGTGGACTTTTTTGCAATACTTTAATGGTAGCCCCGGGAATAAATCCTAAATCTAATAAACGTCTCTTCATAGTTCCTTCTAATTGTATTCTCTCGATTTGTACAAACTCCCCTGTTCTAAATGAAGAAAGGGGTTTGGTATTAGCCGACACCATAAAAGTTCCCTCTTCTCTATATTTTTAGTTATAGTTTAAAAAGTTTCTTAAGGTAAACTTTTTGTTATTAATATACTAGACTACATTCGGTAATGCTGTCAATTAATACTTTAGAAATATTCAAAAATTTTTAGAATTGTTCCAATTTATTTTTTGTGATAAAAAATATGACTAGAATTTATGTTGGATATATGCATAGTTCAAACAAATATGTTCAGACAAGAATAGTTTGTAAATTTAATTTTAATAAAGTTGGTTAAAAGGAGAGTTTTATTTACTTCATATTTACATTATTAAAGTTAAATTTACAATGAATGTAATTTTTTGTGGATTCTTTTGGCTTTTCTTGATGGGAATAGTTGAGAAATATAAGTTTTTAATACCTTTATCTCTATTTACTTAAAATTAAAAATTGCTTAACACTAACACAATAATATTGTCCTACAATGAATTTGTGTTCGAAAGAAGTCGATGAATAAGAAAAGTGATAATTCAAATGGGGGTACAAGATATGGTCATGAAAAAGGGAATTACATTTTCATTAGCAGCATTAGTTGTTGCAGGTGCATTAGTTGGTTGCGGAAAGTCAGAAAGCACAAATACGAATGAGACTGCTAAAGGTAGCAATGATGCAAAACAAGAAGAGATATCTGGTACGATTGCAGCAGCTGGATCTACAGCTCTTCAACCGCTTGCAGAAGAAGCGGGTAAAAAGTTTATGGAAAAGAATCCTAAAGTTTCTGTTCAAGTTCAAGGTGGCGGTAGTGGAACGGGGATTAACCAAGTAGCCTCTGGTGCGGTACAAATTGGTAACTCTGATGTCCCGGCGGCAGATAAAATAAAAGATCCAGAAAAAGCAAAAGAATTAGTTGATAATAAAGTTGCAGGTATCGCATTTGCACTTGTTGTTAATAAAGATGTGAAAGTTGATAACTTAACTGTACAACAAGTACAAGATATCTTTAGTGGAAAGGTTACAAACTGGAAAGAGCTAGGCGGTAAAGATGAGAAAATCAATGTAATCAATCGTCCGGCATCTTCTGGTACACGTGCTACATTTGAGAAAACGATTATGAAAGATGTAAAGATTAATGACGGGACAGGAACAACGCAAGATTCTAACGGTGCGGTAGAACAAGCAATTAACTCTACGCCAGGTTCTATTAGTTACCTTGCGATGTCCTACATGGTAGGCGATAAAAAAGGGGCATTACAAACTGTAAAAATTGATGGTGCAGAACCAAAGGTTGAAGAGATTTCTGCTGGTAAATATCCATTCTGGTCTTATGAATACATGGTGACTAAAGGAGAAGCGAAAGAAGCAACAAAGGCTTACATTGATTATGTAAAAGGTAAAGATTTTGAAAAACAAGTTGAAGATATGGGATACATCCCGATGTCTAAGCTAGATAAGTAACACATACAAGGAGGCTGGCTGCGAGGCCAGTCTTGTTCATTTCAAACTATGAAGTGGGGTTATGTCTTGTGATGAAGGGAAAAAAGCAGATTAATTATGTGAAAAGCGAGTACATTGGAAGAACACTCGTTACGTTTTGTGGTCTATTTATTGTTCTTATTACATTATCGATTATTGCATTTATTTGTGGAAAGGGAATTCAATCTTTTACACAAAGTGGTATTTCCTTTTCTGAAATGTTAACTTCAACAAAATGGAATCCGAATGTTGAGCCAGGTTCTTTTGGTGCAGTTATTTTTATTGTCGGTTCCACGCTTGTTTCAATTGGTGCGGTTATGATTAGTACACCAATCGCGATTGCTCTTGCAATATTTATGAATTTAATATCGCCTAAGTTTGGGAACAAAGTGTTGAAACCAGTTTTGGAATTATTAGTTGGTATCCCGTCCGTTGTATACGGTTTATTAGGGGTTACGATTTTAATTCCATTGTTAAGAGATTCTTTTGGTGGTGTTGGCTTTAGTTTAATTGCAGGTATTGTTGTACTTAGTATCATGATTTTACCTACTATTGCTAGTATTGCTTCTGATGCAATACGTGCGGTTCCATTTGATTATTTAGAAGCTTCGTATGGTTTAGGATCGACAAAATGGCAAGCGATTAGCCGTGTCATTGTTCCTGCTGCTAAGAAAGGTATTTTAACAGGGATTGTTTTAGGGTTAGCACGTGCTTTTGGTGAAGCGCTGGCAGTTCAAATGGTAATTGGGAATACGGTGAAGTTGCCAGAAGGAATATATAGCCCAACGGCAACGTTGACTGGTATTCTCACAATGGACATGACAAATACGTTAAACGGAACGGCTTGGAATAATGCTTTATGGACCTTAGCGATGATATTGCTTGCTATTTCATTCCTATTTATTTTAGTTATTCGAGCAATTGGCCAAAGAGGTGAACGATAACGATGAATGCAAGAAAGGTAAATAATATTTGGACGGGTATTTTATATACAGTTGCAGCATTTGTGGTAGTTTTATTGGTTTTCTTAGTATATGAGATTTTACAAAAGGGCTGGGGATTTTGGGATCCAGGTTTCTTGTTTGGAGAACCGAGTAATACGAGGGCTGGGGGAGGGATTGGTCCGCAATTATTCAACTCTTTCTATATGCTTATTATTACGCTTGTTATCTCTATTCCACTTGGATTGGGAGCTGGGATTTATCTTGCAGAATATGCAAAGCAAGGACGCTTTTTAAGTTTTGTTCGTCTATGCATTGAAACGATGGCATCATTGCCTTCTATTGTTGTTGGCTTATTTGGTTTATTAGTGCTTGTTACAATGACAGGTTGGGGCTATACAGTAATAGGTGGTGCACTTGCTTTAACCATTCTAAACTTACCAGGATTAACGCGAGTTTGTGAAAATGCAATCACAGAAGTCCCTGCAAATGTAAAAGAAGCAAGTCTTGGACTTGGTGCAACAAAGTGGCAAACGATTGTGCGAATTATTCTTCCATCGTCATTACCGCAAATTATTACAGGGATTATTTTAGCGGCAGGTCGTATATTTGGTGAAGCGGCGGCATTAATTTATACAGCGGGATTAACATCACCAATTTTAAATTCTGCAGTTGATTTTTCTAGTCCTGCACATCCGCTAAATCCATTTCGACCAGCTGAAACATTGGCAGTTCATATTTGGAAATTAAATTCTGAAGGGATTATCCCAGACGCGAAGCTGATTGCAACAAAATCAGCAGCAGTACTCATTGTTATGGTATTACTGTTTAATATTATTGCTCGTTTTACTGCAACTGTACTTCATAAACATTTTACGGGAACGAAAAAGTCTCGTAAAACATCGAAAGTAAAAGCTGCTTAATATGTGTATGTTTACGAAAGAAAAAACGTTATCTCTAGTTTGTGAGATAACGTTTTTTTGTTAGGCGTTTGGAGTATCGATAGTCGTATTTGATTTTCTGCGTGAGCGACGCTTTTTACCGAATTTATCTAATAGCTCATACATAACAGGTACAACAACGAGTGTAAGTACAGTGGAAACAGCTAAACCACCAATTACAACAACGGCTAAACTTTTAGAGACCATACTTCCTGCTTGCGATTGGCCAAATAATAAAGGTAACATTGCGACGATTGTTGTAATGGCTGTCATAATAATTGGACGTAATCTTGTAGAACCTGCTTCTAGTAAAGCGTCACGAGTTGTCATGCCATGCTCTTTATTTTGTTGAACACGTTCGATTAATACGATAGCATTTGTGACGACGATCCCGATTAACATTAATGCACCGATAAGTGAATTGAGATCAACCGGCGTTCCGGAAATGATTAATCCTAAAATACCACCAATAGCAGCGAGTGGTAAAGAGAAAAGGATTGCAAATGGAGCGCGTGCTTGCCCAAATGTAATAACCATAATTAAATAGACAACTCCGATGGCAATGCCCATGATTTGAAATAAATCTGTAAAGTTTTCTTGCATGGATTCAGTTGCTCCAGCAACGGCAACTTTTGCACCGGTTGGTAAATCTAATTTAGCGATTGCTGTATTTACTTCAGCGCTTACTTTACTTAAATCATCGTTAGCAGCAACGGCATTAATTTGGATTGTTTCTTTTCCGTCTTTATGGAAAATTTCAGTTTGTAATTGTTTTTCTGATATTGTTGCAATATCTTTTAAAGGAATTGCTCCTGTTATCGGTGATAAGATGTTTGTATTAAGGATATCTTCTTTATTATTTATCTTTTCATTTTTATGTTCTAACATAATAGTTGTTTTTTCATCATCGATCGTGAGTTGTCCGATCGGTGATTTTTTCATAAGGAGTGAAACTTGTTCTCCAACTATTTCTGGTGTTAATCCAACTTGTTCTACTTTGTTTTGATCGATTTTAATTTGCCATTCTTTCTTTGATTCTTCTAAGTTTGTTTTCACTTTAGAAAGTCCATTTAAACTTTTTAATTTTGTTTCAACGATATCAGCAGCTTGCTTTAAACTTGTTTCATTGTTTGCAGTTACGTTGAATTGCAAGTTATTTCCACCGCCAAAATTAGAATAACTTGTTTTTGTATAATCGAATTCAGCTGGTTTGAAATCTGTCTGTTCTTTTTTTAGTTGTTTAATATATTGATCAATATCTGTTCCTTTTTTAAAGGTTATAAATATAGATGCAAGATTATTTTTAGTAGTTTGCCCCCACTGTGCATCTTCAGCACTTGACCCTATTCGTAAAAAAGTATCTTGTACATCGCGATTAGAAAGTAATTTTTTTTCGAAGTCAAAAGCTTTTTGTTTTTTAGATTCCTCATCATAACTCGTTGGAAATGTCATGTTAATTGAGAGCATCGTATCGTCTTCTGATTTTATATTTGCTTTTGGCAGTATGATATAAGCAGCAATGGAAGCTACAAATAATAAGAAAGACGAGAATAAAATAATAAATTTATGTGAAAGTGCCCATTTTAAAGTAGCCGTATACTTTCTTGAAGGTCTCGATGTGCGCTGTCTTGTTTTTCTAAGTAATAAAAACGCCATAAGTGGAACAACTGTAAGTGCAACAACGAGAGACGAAAGAATAGAATATACAACTGCTAATACCATAGGAAGCATCAATTTGCCGATTGCGCCTGATACAAGGCCGATAGGTAAAAAGACAGCCACTGTAGTTAATGTTGAAGCAGTAATTGCAATAGCAACCTCTTTTGTCGCATCTACAATAATGTCTTTTGAAAAATGCTCTTTTTGTAAGCGGCGGAAGATATTCTCGATAACAACGATACTATCGTCAACGAGACGTCCAACAGCGACTGCTAATCCTCCAAGAGTTAAAATGTTTAACGTAACATGAGATTGATCGAGTAAAAATAGTGTTAACAAAATAGATAACGGGATACTAACAACAGCGATAAGCGTTGTTCGCACGCTGCGCAAGAAGAGTAAAATAATAAATGTCGCAGCGATCGCTCCTAAAATGACCTCTTTCCCCATACTCGTAACAGCATTTTCGATTTGTTCGTGAGTAGAGGATAGTAATTTAATTGTGTAAGTATCTTTATATTCTT
The window above is part of the Bacillus cytotoxicus NVH 391-98 genome. Proteins encoded here:
- a CDS encoding efflux RND transporter permease subunit — encoded protein: MDRLTKFSLKNRAAIIIMIFLVSVLGIYSGSKLPMEFLPSADNPAITVTTMSKGLDAETMTKEVTEPLEKQFRNLEHVDTITSSTHEGLSRIDIAYTSKADMKEATRAVEKITNNVNFPKEITKPVVSQLNTSMIPLAQITIQKQNGFTKADEKQVEKEIIPQFENIDGVANVMYYGKSTSELSIILDINEMKNKNVTSQQVLTALQGKETSTPVGQVTVNNEDHSLRVIGNVKNVDDVKNISLTSQLKLQDIAQIELKQHYDAISHVNGEDGTALVIMKEPGKNAVEIGKEIDKKLKNISKEYKDTYTIKLLSSTHEQIENAVTSMGKEVILGAIAATFIILLFLRSVRTTLIAVVSIPLSILLTLFLLDQSHVTLNILTLGGLAVAVGRLVDDSIVVIENIFRRLQKEHFSKDIIVDATKEVAIAITASTLTTVAVFLPIGLVSGAIGKLMLPMVLAVVYSILSSLVVALTVVPLMAFLLLRKTRQRTSRPSRKYTATLKWALSHKFIILFSSFLLFVASIAAYIILPKANIKSEDDTMLSINMTFPTSYDEESKKQKAFDFEKKLLSNRDVQDTFLRIGSSAEDAQWGQTTKNNLASIFITFKKGTDIDQYIKQLKKEQTDFKPAEFDYTKTSYSNFGGGNNLQFNVTANNETSLKQAADIVETKLKSLNGLSKVKTNLEESKKEWQIKIDQNKVEQVGLTPEIVGEQVSLLMKKSPIGQLTIDDEKTTIMLEHKNEKINNKEDILNTNILSPITGAIPLKDIATISEKQLQTEIFHKDGKETIQINAVAANDDLSKVSAEVNTAIAKLDLPTGAKVAVAGATESMQENFTDLFQIMGIAIGVVYLIMVITFGQARAPFAILFSLPLAAIGGILGLIISGTPVDLNSLIGALMLIGIVVTNAIVLIERVQQNKEHGMTTRDALLEAGSTRLRPIIMTAITTIVAMLPLLFGQSQAGSMVSKSLAVVVIGGLAVSTVLTLVVVPVMYELLDKFGKKRRSRRKSNTTIDTPNA